TTAAGCAGGGGTAAACAGCATCTTTGCTGCAAGACTTTTCATAACCTTTATTAAGCTAAGATGCCTTGTGAAGCTCCATGAGTGGGTGATATTGACAGCATTTTCCCAAATTCATTTGACCAATGAACCCTTTTTTCCACGAGACACGTTTTGAAAAGAATTGTCGTTACATCCCTCTTTCTGTCTTGGCCCCCGGAAACTTCTATTTCCATCTGATGCTCACCCCGAGTAACCAAATCGGCGGGGATCTGGGTATATTTATACCCCACCTCCACTCTGCTGTgctggttttctatttttgttttgctgtacATATATCTTTTAGTGCAGGATGCCTCAGATGCTGTGTGGAAATGAGGGGGGTGGGGATGGCATCATCTGGAGAGAAGGAGCCCACGCTAGAACCTCAGGCAATTCTGAGATCTTAGAAGATGTGAGCAGGGACATGGGTGCTGTTCACCACTGCTCTGCCCAGCTGCCATAATGCTGATCACCCCTAGGGAGATGGGGATAAATGCAGCCCCTTAGGAGACTCCTCCCAGGTCTGTTTGTAAAGTCTATCCCAGGCGATGAAGAAAGGAGGGCAAGTGTCATCACGTTTATGTCCTGTAAGCACTGCTTAAGAAAATAAGAGTCACCTTTAACTGGTCATTGCCAACCTCAAAAGCAAGCTAATTTCTGCTATTGTTGCATTTAGCTGTTTTAAGAAAGACAGAGGCAGGTGAGCCAGGGCAGTAAGCCTCAGATTTTGATGTGGTGGCCTTAGGAGTGGGTGAGCCAATGGCATCTAGGCCCCCTGAGGGCTGCAGGCCAACAAGGAGCTGCCAGGAGTGCCATCACAGGAGGGCTGGCTGTGTCCTGCCTCCAGAGGCAGGGAGTGCAGGTGccatcatttcttccttttaactCTGAACCCTCCATCAAAGGTTCCCTCTCTGTATCTTTCAGTTGACCTACGCGGGTAAGGCAGGGGGCGGGGGAACTGGGAGAAAGTGTCCATTCTCCCACTCCCTTTATTTCTCCAGTATATTTCAACCTGCTGGTATTAAACCAATAGCAGGTAGAGACATCAATTTAGTGGATTGTGACCAGCATTTTATAACATGTAATGGAACAGAACGTATTAGAGTCACTGGCTGTAGCAGGGTTGCTAAGAATCCAGCTTTGGAATTGAGAGGGGGCTACCTTTTGTGAAaggtaggcagatagataggcatgGAGCTAGATAGGTATGGAGCTGTGTGCTATTACTGTGGATTGTACTATATGAAGTTTGGGGGTTGCTGTAGCTGACCTGGGGAGCTGGCACCAGATGGGTAAGGTGGATCTGCTCTCAGGGTCTGTCCTGGGCTCTGAGGCCCAGTCCCAAGCCTGAGGTGTCCTTCTAGACCCAGAGAAAAATGTACCCCAAAGAAAGGTGCTTGTGATGCACTCTCCTTCAAAGACATATGTTTTAGTCAATCAGGTCACTCAGCCAGGGGCCCCTACTGCAGGAGAAGGAATCCATACTCCTGGCTGACTGGGAGGTACCACTGTCAGCTGGGGTGTGTCCAGGCGGACTCTGCAGGCTGTGTGAGGATGGACAGCACTGGAGTAGGAATCCCCAGTTCTAGTTCCTAGCTTAGGTCTGCCACTCACTGCTCTGTGACTCAGGCAGGTGATTTGctctctgtgggcctcagttatTCGTGTACAGGGGGGACAATAGGACCAGGTGATTTCTAACGTGTTTCTTACTTAGTCTGTTCCAGGAGGACATTAAGAAAATCTGGATCTTCCGGGAAATCCCAGAAGGGAAGCCAGTGTCGCCCACAGGCCAGCAAGACCACGGCGAGTCAGCTaggtatgttattttattttattattattattattattattatttttagacagggtctcactgtgtcactcaggctggagtgcagtggtgtgatctcagctcaatgcaacctccgcctcccgggttcaagcgattcttgtgcatcagcctcctgagtagccgagtagcggggactacagacacgtgccaccatgctcagctaatttttgtatttttcgtagagacgggattttaccatgttgcccaggctggtcttgaactcctgacctcaggtgatctgcctgcctactgctgtgattacaggtgtgaggcactgagCCCGGCAGCTAGGTATGTTTGAAGACCCCggcaggggagggggtgggagatGGCTCCTCCCTGGTAGCAGCAAGGGCATACGATGACAGAGGCAGCTGGAGCCTGAGCCTGGTCTCCGTGGATAGCATTTATTGGGCGCCATTCTCAGTGTGAAGACAGATAGGCAGGAAGAGCTGAGGGGAGGCTGTGGCAGCCACGGCCTTTGGAGTCCAGGGGCTGCCCGGGGTGGGGGTGTGGGCGTGAGGACATGGTCACCCACACATATTGCATATTCTGTGGCAGTGTGCCCAGGCATAAGGCATTGGGGAAGCAGAGAGGCTGCCTGCAGTGAAAGGGAGTGAGGGGGAAGCAACACTGGCCTTCCAGGTCCCTAGGAAAGACCCAGCAGAGACTGAACAGTCTGCCATGCTGTGCCCCACGGCCATTCTGCACCCTTCCCCACCTTCTCTCCGCAGCTTTGGTTGTGGCTCCCTCGGGACTGACAGGACAGGACCCTTCGAGGGCAGGGTCACACACAGGACAGAGGCAGCCAGCACTGCCCCCCCATCCCCAACATAAACACAGTGGGCACCTCCAGGTCCTGGGCCCTGCTTTCCTGGCACGTGGGCAGCCATTTTCTCCACACTGAGACGGGACTCACAAGCAGGGTAGACTTCTTCCCCCTAGGGGTCCCCAGAGACTAGAGGATGCAGGtgggggcctgaggctggccacCCTGTGGGTGCTGTCCTCCAACTTCCCTGAATGCCGTATTGGTCAGCAGTGTTAAGGAGCTGGCAGGGGAACAGCATGGGAAGGCAGTGTTGCGGGAGGACAGGTCCCTCATCCACCCCTTGATGTTGTCCCAGTCACTATACCGGCTCCAGCTGTGGGGCCCCAAACGTGAGCCTCGAGCATCACCTTCGTCAGCTGCATTCCATCTGGGCTTCTGGGTTGCAGGTGTGGTGGGCCGAGGGCATCTCTGGTCCATACCTTGCCACCTGGGAACGGTGTTTcttgctgcagcctcagcttctcaCTAGTTACTTGGGACACAGGCACCAACAATGACAATGGTGCCAGGGATGATGTCCCATAGGATACGCCTGCCAGCTTTCTTGGGCACTCTGCCCAATTCCCAAACTCCTAGAGCCCCAGATCCTGGCCTTTCTGCCATGGCAGGTAAGCCCTGCTTACCTCGGTCCCAAGAACTGCACTGTTTGTAAGTATGCACCCTGGTGACAAAGGCCCCTATGCTGCCTCAGGAGCCCATTCAGAGCTGCTGCCTCCTGACCAAGAAGAGAAGAGGCTGAGCCTCAGCAGTGCCCTCTGACCCGGGACTTCTGATTCTGGTTTAAAACCCAGGTAGCCACACAATGCCAGGATGTACACTGCAGGAGCTTTGCTTTCAAGAGCAGGCCAAGCTGGAAGAAAATAACACTTCAGCTAGGAACAAGTAGGCTGGGCTCTTGTctccctttgccttttttttttttttttttgagacagagtcttgccctgtcacccaggctggagtacagtggtgtaatcagggctcactacagcctcgacttcccaggttcaagcaatcctcccacctcagcctcccaagtagctgggactcccaggcacgtgccaccacacctggttaattttttattttttgtagagatggggtctcactgtgttgcctaggctggtctcgaattcctgggctcaagcaatcctcccacctcagcctccaaaagtgttgggaatacaggtgtgagccactgcacccatccccCACCGCTTTGCCTTTTGCTCTCTGGTCACTTCACCTGTCcaggcctcagtgttctcatctgtaaaatgggggtgagaACTCCTGCCCTGGTGACCTAAGTAGGCTGTTGTGAGACTCAAAGGAATCAGTGGCCAGCATAGAGTTTTCACAGGCTAAAAATCACTCAACAAATTTAAGAGTTGGGAATTGTCAGCAGTAGCTGGGGATGGTGAGTCTGAAGTTTTCTGTTCCAGATTCTAAAGGCAGTGTCTGGAAGGCTGAAGTCCTACCTGCTATGAGAATGTGGCTAGAGGCCAGTTAGTTTGAACCTCCAGTGTGACCATTCTGCAGACTGGCAGGccactgcctcctgcctcctggctgGCCCCTCCTGCTGCCTGCCTGTCCCTCCTTCTTTCTGTCCTGCTTTCTGGGGACCAGCTGTAGGGACTGCTGGGTTTCCACTTTCTCCATAACTGCAAAGCCATGCAAAACAACACGAAGGGAGGTTGGGAGACACagctggggatggggatggggaaggggagtaGGACTGAGTGGGGGTGACTTGGACAAAGACACCCTGGCTTTTGGAACCAAGGGAAGGTGGGAGACCTAGCAGGACAGAGGTATAAATAGAGATGCAAACGTACACGGAACATGAAGTCCCCTCCGGAGGTGGGGGTCTGGGTACCAGCAGGGTCTCTGAGGACTGGGAGCTTCTTAGATTTTCAAAGGGAAGGGAGGCTCCCAGTTTCTGCCTTCCCTCCCTGACCCCACCAAGTTTCACATTTCTCGGAATTTGCAGGGCTCCGATGGGGGCCCCAGGGGACCTCAGAGCCCGGCCTCCTGCCGGCTGGTGCAAGCAGGCACAGTCGGAGATGGGGGTGCTGGGGGAGAGTGGTGAGGGATGTTGTGGGGTGTCCCACTGGGCAGAAGGCGGCAGGGGCAGTCTCCTAGCCTCCCAGCAGGGGTCCCCCGCCCGCGCCCCCAGGTGCTCCAGGCCCCTCGGGGCAGTCACACGGAGCTCCTGCGCTTCATGAGGCCGCGGAAGGTGGACAGGCTGTGCAGGCCCGTGGACACCGAGCTGATGGCGGAGCGTGGCGCCCCGCTGCACAGGCAGCGTCGCGAGGGCGTGTCGCTGTAGCGGCCGCCCGCTCCCGGCGACGAGTGGCTCTGCTCCACGCACGTGTCGGACGTGGAGAGGTCCCGCGGGATGATCATGGGGATGGAGTACTGCAGCTTCTCGCGGCTCTTGTACCACAGGCACGAGCACATGGACTGGAAGTGCAGCACCTCCGCGTAGACGTTGCGGAAGCCGCCGCCGCCCGCTGCCGCGGTGGACGAGGCGGTGTCCGTGGTGTGCGCGCTGCCACCGCCTCCGCCGCAGCCCGCCTGCCCGTTGCGTGTGAGCAGCGCGCGGTGCTCGGCGTCGCGCTTCTCGTCCTCGGCGTTCATGGTCATGAAGCGCAGCACCACGAGGTTGAGGAAGGCGCCGATGACCGTGAGGCCTGTAAGGATGTAGACGAAGCTGAAGGCCACGTACTGCGGCTGCGTCTGCAGGGCCTGGTCCTTCTGCAGCGCCACGTAGTCGCCAAAGCCGATGGTGGTGAGCGTGATGAAGCAGTAGTAGTAGGCCTGGAAGAAGGTCCAGTGCTCGTAGTGGGAGAAGGCGGCAGCGCCGATGCACAGCGTGCTGATGCATGAGAAGAAGCCGATgagcaccatgttggccatggacACGTCGGCGCGCCGCATGCCCAGCCCCTTCTTGGCGCGGTGCAGCAGGTACCTCACCAAGGTGTTGATGCGCTCGCCCAGGCTCTGGAACATGACGAGCGTGAGCGGGATGCCCAGCAGCGCGTAGAACATGCAGAACACTTTGCCGCCATCCGTGCTGGGCGCTGCGTGCCCGTAGCCTGGGGGAAAgcgggagagaggagagaaagcacACGCTATGGGGCTGCCCTTCCAGAAACCCTCTTCTCCCTACCCCTCGCCCCTCCACTTTCCCCACCTTGGGGGTCTGGGCCTACAGTGACAGAGGCTCCTTGTCTCCACGCACTGTGCTAGGCCCTTGCTCATGCTTTCTATTGTACTCTGTGACACCTGCAGGAAAGTATgtaggaaggaagaaataggGAGGGCTGACTTCCAAGGTCACACGGCTTGAGAGCAGAGCAACCGTGTTTGAACTCGAGTCCGTTTGACCTCAATGACTGGACTGTTTTGTATGCCTAGAGAAGGGGTGGCCTGAGTGCTGCTGAGAACTCCTCCAGAGGCACAGGGAGAGTGTGAGGGCACAGGTCATCTGGGAGAGCTGGATTCTAGCTCAGTGTCCTGGGCTGCGGGCGTGCTCCTTGTCctccccatgcctcagtttccttgactACAAGGTGAAGTGGTTGCCCTGAATGGGTTCTGACATCCTGTGATCCAGTGTACAggaagggagactgaggcagggctGGCTTCTTGGTGAATTCCTTGCTGCCTGCCAAAGCTTATGTGGGGTTGGTTGGCAACAAGGGCCCTTCAGTCTCCCTGGGGCAGCTGGCCCACTGTGCTGGAGGAGAAAGGAGGCTGCCTGCCCCTCCCCGCAACAGCTGGATGAATGAGTGTTCCGGGGTCCTCATCAGCCTCCAGTTGGAGGCCCTGGGGTCATCCTCTGTGCTTGGCCTGATGTAGGGTCTGTCCTTATGGGGAAGTGGTGTGACCCTTGGCAAAGCAGGAGCCCTGGGGGTCCTTTCAGGTGTGTTACTATCATCAGCCAGATAACCTCTCTGTACCCCGCCCCCACCCCGGCACACCCTGAGCCAGGATCAGGGCAGAGGCAAAGGTTCCCTCTGCACCAGCCATTCAAAGGCCTAAGTCGAGAATTCTTCTGGCTACCTGGAGGGAAAATGAACCTGGATGGGAACTCATCCCTAGTGACAGGGCCCTagtggctgtgtgaccctgggcaaattacTCCCCCTCTCTGAgcatgtttcttcatttgtaaagtgtATTTACTGGTGCTGGCCTGCTTCTTCCGTTGTTGAGATATTTACTACTT
This DNA window, taken from Macaca thibetana thibetana isolate TM-01 chromosome 13, ASM2454274v1, whole genome shotgun sequence, encodes the following:
- the KCNK3 gene encoding potassium channel subfamily K member 3; translation: MKRQNVRTLALIVCTFTYLLVGAAVFDALESEPELIERQRLELRQQELRARYNLSQGGYEELERVVLRLKPHKAGVQWRFAGSFYFAITVITTIGYGHAAPSTDGGKVFCMFYALLGIPLTLVMFQSLGERINTLVRYLLHRAKKGLGMRRADVSMANMVLIGFFSCISTLCIGAAAFSHYEHWTFFQAYYYCFITLTTIGFGDYVALQKDQALQTQPQYVAFSFVYILTGLTVIGAFLNLVVLRFMTMNAEDEKRDAEHRALLTRNGQAGCGGGGGSAHTTDTASSTAAAGGGGFRNVYAEVLHFQSMCSCLWYKSREKLQYSIPMIIPRDLSTSDTCVEQSHSSPGAGGRYSDTPSRRCLCSGAPRSAISSVSTGLHSLSTFRGLMKRRSSV